A stretch of the Glycine soja cultivar W05 chromosome 13, ASM419377v2, whole genome shotgun sequence genome encodes the following:
- the LOC114381678 gene encoding uncharacterized protein LOC114381678, producing MVTIGGGDLHSEAWYLDIGCSNHMVGRKDWLTDLDTSKKTQIKLADSKALTVEGMGNIVTKRKDGKVALIENVPFVPGMKCNLMSVGQLIEKGFLVIMKLDYLEMYDQHQRLVLKSPLSKNKPFKLQFDLLG from the coding sequence ATGGTGACTATCGGTGGTGGAGATCTTCATTCTGAGGCTTGGTACTTAGATATTGGATGTTCAAATCACATGGTAGGCCGTAAAGATTGGTTAACTGATCTTGATACAAGtaagaaaacacaaattaaacTTGCAGATAGCAAAGCTCTAACAGTAGAAGGTATGGGAAATATTGTGACAAAGAGAAAGGATGGGAAAGTTGCATTAATAGAAAATGTACCGTTTGTACCAGGAATGAAATGCAACTTGATGAGTGTTGGCCAACTGATAGAGAAGGGATTCTTAGTCATCATGAAGCTTGATTACCTTGAGATGTATGATCAACATCAGAGATTGGTGCTCAAGTCTCCACTGTCTAAGAACAAACCTTTCAAACTACAATTCGACCTGCTAGGGTGA